From Domibacillus sp. DTU_2020_1001157_1_SI_ALB_TIR_016, a single genomic window includes:
- a CDS encoding S1C family serine protease, with the protein METEERYTPQPEKKGKGGFVKMAAASFTGVLAGGTMMFYMAPALLDTNTTATGTKSSNTANEITVQPASTASSSENDLMSAIDSVNEAVVGVVNLQQQEQFNPFGSQSMAATDEDTEETEAGTGSGVIFKKGEDVSYVVTNNHVVEGADTVELALAGGERIDAEVVGTDALTDLAVLKISSDHVTEVADFGDSSALKLGQQVAAIGNPLGLDLSSSVTEGIVSGIDRTVPVSTSAGEWEANVIQTDAAINPGNSGGALINSAGQVIGINSMKIAEEGVEGLGFAIPSEDAVPVIQELMEDGKVDRPYLGVGLEDVSALSREVTENQLNLPTSVTKGTVVSQVEMGSSAAKAGFEVGDVIVKINDTKVAGTSEFRKYLYNKANIGDKVNVTIYRDGKEQTISMTLSTQSE; encoded by the coding sequence ATGGAGACAGAAGAACGTTATACACCACAGCCAGAGAAAAAAGGAAAGGGCGGTTTCGTGAAAATGGCGGCCGCTTCATTTACGGGTGTTTTGGCCGGCGGCACAATGATGTTTTATATGGCACCAGCTCTGCTTGATACCAATACAACAGCGACTGGAACAAAGTCGTCAAATACAGCAAATGAAATCACTGTACAGCCGGCATCAACGGCTTCCTCTTCAGAAAATGATTTAATGTCCGCCATTGATTCGGTGAATGAAGCAGTCGTTGGTGTTGTGAATTTGCAGCAGCAAGAGCAATTTAACCCTTTTGGCAGTCAATCCATGGCTGCCACAGACGAAGATACAGAGGAAACAGAAGCTGGAACGGGCTCGGGAGTCATTTTCAAAAAAGGAGAAGATGTCAGCTATGTTGTCACGAATAACCATGTGGTGGAGGGAGCCGACACGGTGGAATTGGCGCTGGCAGGAGGCGAGCGGATTGATGCGGAGGTAGTCGGAACGGATGCACTGACGGATCTTGCTGTCTTAAAAATTTCCAGTGACCATGTTACAGAAGTCGCAGACTTTGGTGACTCAAGTGCCCTTAAATTAGGCCAGCAGGTAGCGGCAATTGGCAACCCGCTCGGACTGGATTTATCAAGTTCAGTTACGGAAGGGATTGTCAGCGGAATCGACCGGACTGTGCCGGTTTCGACCTCGGCGGGTGAATGGGAAGCAAATGTCATTCAAACCGATGCGGCGATCAACCCGGGAAACAGCGGCGGTGCGCTTATTAATAGTGCCGGCCAGGTGATTGGCATTAACAGCATGAAAATTGCTGAAGAAGGTGTAGAAGGGCTTGGTTTTGCCATCCCATCTGAGGATGCCGTCCCTGTTATTCAAGAATTGATGGAAGACGGGAAAGTGGACCGTCCGTACCTTGGAGTAGGCTTAGAAGATGTGAGTGCGTTATCACGCGAAGTTACAGAAAACCAGCTGAATTTGCCGACAAGTGTTACAAAAGGCACCGTGGTTTCTCAAGTGGAAATGGGGTCATCAGCAGCAAAAGCCGGCTTTGAGGTCGGAGATGTAATTGTAAAGATTAATGATACAAAAGTGGCAGGCACATCAGAATTCCGAAAGTACTTGTACAATAAAGCGAACATTGGCGACAAAGTTAACGTCACCATTTATCGAGATGGCAAGGAGCAAACGATTTCCATGACGTTATCCACACAAAGTGAATAA
- a CDS encoding DUF3238 domain-containing protein, with protein MNLTRVSQTPDRISLDWEAAGPVRILKDGKEVYSGQDTTFTDTGLKPGTTYSYLFKGDSTLKIQTATAVEREEKNADIPLQELIVTTVVEEGKIAMAWEPIRGVEEYAIYRNNEYAGTVTEPGFHDTRITMDESYVYEIKGVRPLEPGDEEAAEKSSPIAKVIDLLKVQKNEDDMLVETFLLFKDIGRPADALKEQQASVDRAHVLRYTTFLEDEWVENPNVLSKMRFFTGDGRTFDPEADRYRTRAEVKIKGKNVTLSRSVGASEGYTVEKKLVKRDRASDEGIVIKSVQTDEEKVSFLLDHSVGNPLMPSPDIVYKVHAAFYTNGLMEISGEHDEAPHHEVYLKSGGGEWKPLHRSKSRGLERLAPPTANRFWRYSNMI; from the coding sequence ATGAATCTTACAAGAGTCAGCCAGACACCGGACCGCATTTCTCTGGATTGGGAGGCAGCAGGACCAGTGCGCATTTTAAAAGACGGCAAAGAGGTCTACAGCGGCCAGGATACGACGTTTACAGATACAGGCCTGAAACCGGGAACCACATATTCCTATTTATTTAAAGGAGACAGCACGCTGAAGATTCAAACGGCAACAGCGGTAGAGCGTGAGGAAAAAAATGCGGACATTCCGCTGCAGGAACTAATTGTTACAACGGTTGTGGAAGAAGGAAAAATCGCGATGGCCTGGGAGCCGATTCGCGGTGTAGAGGAGTATGCAATTTACCGTAACAATGAATATGCCGGAACCGTAACAGAGCCGGGTTTTCATGATACCCGTATAACGATGGATGAATCATATGTATACGAAATTAAAGGTGTCCGGCCGCTTGAGCCGGGAGATGAAGAAGCGGCGGAAAAATCATCTCCGATTGCCAAAGTGATCGATTTGCTAAAAGTTCAAAAGAATGAAGATGATATGCTTGTTGAAACGTTTTTGCTTTTTAAAGATATTGGCCGGCCGGCCGATGCGTTAAAAGAACAGCAGGCCTCTGTAGATCGTGCCCATGTTCTTCGTTATACAACCTTTTTAGAAGATGAGTGGGTAGAAAACCCGAATGTTTTATCGAAAATGCGCTTTTTTACAGGAGACGGACGGACATTTGATCCGGAAGCAGACCGGTACCGGACAAGAGCTGAAGTGAAAATTAAGGGCAAAAATGTTACACTTTCACGAAGTGTCGGCGCATCTGAAGGCTATACTGTAGAAAAGAAACTGGTTAAACGGGACCGGGCTTCAGATGAAGGGATTGTCATAAAAAGTGTACAGACCGACGAGGAAAAGGTATCTTTTCTGCTTGATCATTCCGTAGGCAACCCGTTAATGCCATCACCGGACATTGTGTATAAGGTGCATGCCGCTTTTTATACAAATGGATTGATGGAGATAAGCGGTGAACATGATGAAGCACCGCATCATGAAGTTTATTTAAAAAGCGGAGGCGGCGAATGGAAGCCGCTGCACCGTTCCAAGAGCCGCGGGCTTGAGCGCCTGGCTCCGCCGACAGCTAACCGGTTCTGGCGGTACTCTAATATGATATAA
- a CDS encoding DoxX family protein, with translation MEKGNLILRLVLGFTFFMHGLDKWRGGIDGTAGFFESVGIPGFMAYVVAGIELVGGILLMLGLGVRVLSILFAVILIGAIFTVKLSAGFLGGLELDIVLLAMSVHLALAGSSRYALDSRVKVKAAS, from the coding sequence ATGGAAAAAGGAAACCTTATTTTGAGGCTTGTGCTTGGATTTACGTTTTTTATGCACGGATTAGACAAGTGGAGAGGGGGCATTGACGGCACAGCCGGTTTTTTTGAAAGTGTAGGAATTCCGGGCTTTATGGCGTATGTGGTTGCAGGCATTGAACTTGTTGGGGGTATCCTTTTAATGCTCGGACTAGGTGTGCGCGTCCTGTCCATTTTGTTTGCCGTTATTTTAATAGGGGCGATTTTTACAGTCAAGCTGTCGGCTGGTTTTTTAGGCGGACTGGAATTGGATATTGTACTGCTGGCGATGTCTGTTCACCTGGCTCTTGCCGGCTCGTCTAGATATGCTCTTGATTCTCGCGTAAAAGTAAAAGCAGCCTCCTAA
- a CDS encoding BlaI/MecI/CopY family transcriptional regulator produces MKIQSFKFNERGLNRFFGPLEAKIMDVLWCGGEKSIKDVQHELEKEKATNFNTVMTVMNRLVEKGILTKRLEGRTSMYQPVLTREEFVNTQSKEMTQELVDEFGSVVVSHMIDALDEADDDLVAQLEQKIKEWKKDR; encoded by the coding sequence GTGAAAATTCAATCCTTTAAATTTAATGAGCGCGGCTTGAACCGTTTTTTTGGACCGCTTGAAGCTAAAATTATGGATGTGCTTTGGTGCGGCGGCGAAAAGTCGATCAAGGACGTTCAGCATGAACTGGAAAAGGAAAAAGCAACTAATTTCAATACTGTCATGACGGTCATGAACCGTCTGGTGGAAAAAGGCATCCTGACAAAACGATTAGAAGGACGGACTTCTATGTACCAGCCAGTTCTTACGCGGGAAGAGTTTGTAAACACCCAGTCAAAAGAAATGACACAGGAGCTGGTAGACGAATTCGGGAGCGTGGTTGTCAGCCATATGATTGATGCGCTTGATGAAGCAGATGATGACTTGGTCGCACAGCTGGAGCAGAAAATAAAAGAATGGAAAAAGGACCGGTAA
- a CDS encoding M56 family metallopeptidase: MRTTHPSKSLFLVSLLASGTILSQMGLYAVSLLAGWDVRLNFVAVCHSALKWIGFTFLEYAVDALVFSTLILFVWKLSRQWLLASRLRRWFGAYEIGTLTNEWSKRYSADIRLISYPAPVAVTMGFFRPVVVLSTGLKDMLTDSEFEAVVYHELYHHRSRDPLKVFLLAVSASVLWYMPILGWVREQYRRDKELLADAYAIERTGSAAELGSALVKMIKAGRQIHMPLSCVSFADTSVNERIHRLLNPAADRPLHIPVQSAFWSLSVFAGICLLFIDVLL, from the coding sequence ATGAGGACTACACACCCATCAAAAAGTCTGTTTCTCGTCAGCCTGCTTGCCTCGGGTACGATTTTATCCCAGATGGGGCTTTATGCTGTTTCGCTGTTAGCCGGCTGGGATGTGCGCCTGAATTTCGTCGCTGTGTGCCATAGCGCGTTAAAATGGATCGGTTTTACGTTTTTGGAATACGCCGTTGATGCGCTTGTGTTCAGCACGCTTATACTATTCGTTTGGAAGCTTAGCAGGCAATGGCTTCTGGCCTCTCGTCTGAGACGGTGGTTTGGCGCATATGAAATCGGTACACTGACAAATGAATGGTCCAAGCGGTACAGTGCGGATATCCGCTTGATTTCATACCCTGCCCCTGTGGCAGTGACAATGGGATTTTTTCGTCCGGTTGTCGTTCTGTCAACTGGATTAAAGGACATGCTGACGGACTCGGAATTTGAAGCAGTCGTGTATCATGAACTTTACCATCATCGAAGCCGAGATCCGCTGAAGGTTTTTTTGCTGGCAGTGTCGGCCTCTGTTTTATGGTACATGCCTATTTTAGGATGGGTCCGGGAGCAGTACCGGCGTGATAAAGAACTGCTGGCTGATGCGTATGCGATTGAGCGGACAGGCTCTGCAGCCGAGCTTGGCAGTGCGCTTGTTAAGATGATCAAAGCAGGCAGACAAATTCATATGCCGCTGTCCTGTGTGTCTTTTGCCGATACATCTGTAAACGAGCGGATTCACCGCCTGCTGAACCCGGCTGCGGACCGGCCGCTGCATATACCGGTTCAGTCAGCTTTTTGGTCGCTGTCTGTTTTTGCCGGCATTTGCTTGTTATTTATTGATGTGCTGTTGTAA
- a CDS encoding DsbA family protein has product MAKGVFWIVGFFAICMAGVVFLSNVSEKSAEINYEKEPFLGKEEAPVSIVEFGDYKCPVCKDFNESFFPLINEQLVETGKAKFYFMNYSFINVDSNRSAQFAEAVYQTLGNDRFWKFHHLMYEKQPDDLSFEKVDLYTNDFLKETLSEIATDEEVAKVMAVVEKEGSMAAWEKDAETAKELEVSGTPTLFVNGKKFEGNSFDDLVEMVDEATADAE; this is encoded by the coding sequence TTGGCGAAAGGTGTTTTTTGGATTGTCGGCTTTTTTGCCATTTGTATGGCAGGAGTCGTTTTTTTATCGAACGTAAGTGAAAAAAGTGCCGAGATTAATTATGAGAAGGAACCGTTTTTAGGCAAAGAAGAGGCGCCGGTTTCCATTGTAGAATTCGGTGATTATAAATGCCCTGTGTGCAAAGATTTTAATGAATCGTTTTTTCCGCTGATCAATGAACAACTCGTGGAAACAGGGAAAGCGAAGTTTTATTTTATGAATTACTCATTTATTAACGTAGACTCCAATCGGTCGGCCCAGTTTGCTGAAGCAGTTTATCAGACACTTGGCAATGACCGCTTCTGGAAGTTCCATCATCTTATGTATGAAAAACAGCCGGATGATTTATCATTTGAAAAAGTCGACTTATATACGAATGACTTTTTAAAAGAAACGCTGTCGGAGATTGCAACCGATGAAGAAGTGGCAAAAGTGATGGCGGTCGTAGAAAAAGAAGGCTCGATGGCAGCGTGGGAAAAAGATGCCGAAACGGCAAAAGAGCTAGAGGTATCTGGAACGCCGACTCTGTTCGTAAACGGCAAAAAGTTTGAAGGAAATTCGTTTGACGATTTAGTTGAAATGGTGGATGAGGCAACGGCTGATGCTGAGTAA
- a CDS encoding disulfide oxidoreductase, which translates to MLSKPLLAAWLTALTATLGSLFFSEQMGFIPCTMCWYQRILMYPLCIFLGLAFYWGDTRMYRYILPVSIFGMGIAGYHYALQKIPAMKHFEMCTSGVPCSGEYINWLGFITIPFLSLCAFTIITISMLVLRKMSV; encoded by the coding sequence ATGCTGAGTAAACCGCTTCTCGCCGCCTGGCTCACGGCCCTTACAGCTACGCTTGGCAGCCTGTTTTTCAGTGAGCAAATGGGTTTTATTCCTTGTACGATGTGCTGGTATCAGCGTATTTTAATGTACCCACTTTGTATTTTCCTCGGCCTGGCGTTTTATTGGGGCGACACACGCATGTACCGCTATATTCTGCCGGTCAGCATATTCGGAATGGGGATTGCAGGATATCATTATGCTTTGCAAAAGATACCGGCGATGAAGCATTTTGAAATGTGTACAAGCGGCGTTCCCTGCTCAGGAGAATATATTAACTGGCTTGGGTTTATTACCATTCCGTTTTTAAGTTTGTGTGCCTTTACGATCATTACAATATCTATGCTTGTTCTTCGTAAAATGTCCGTTTAA
- a CDS encoding PepSY domain-containing protein: MEQSRRHYQWIWRWHFYAGLIFAPFLLVLAITGAVYLFKAEIEHALYADLYDVTPQSETMPASHMFSAVKEQYPHAVITRYRPADSADRSAEIGITDHDGTAMTVFVDPHTMQIMGTLDDADRIMDKLEKIHGELMAGTVGDRLVELAACWALILIITGAYLWWPRKRERIWGVVLPRFSKGSRTLVRDLHVVPAAWISAGMFFLIMTGLPWSGFWGTQVQNAATNSGEGYPPSIWVGEAPLSSLKTEDVADVGWSAENLPVPQSVQSAYVPLSIDDVIRIINERGTKPGYDLFIPQEATGVYTVSAFPPKAQDEVTMHIDQYTGAVLADYRYEDYGPAGKAIALGITLHKGSQFGMINKLIGLAVCIGMVLVIVSGLLLWRKRKHGAPARPAAGVAKGLWALIIVLGILFPLAGASMLVVWTIDQIAKRVRGGFAA; this comes from the coding sequence GTGGAACAATCGCGAAGGCATTACCAATGGATTTGGCGCTGGCATTTTTATGCCGGTCTTATTTTTGCACCTTTTTTGCTTGTACTCGCGATAACAGGTGCAGTTTATTTGTTTAAAGCAGAAATTGAGCATGCGCTTTATGCAGACTTATATGATGTAACGCCGCAGTCAGAGACGATGCCGGCCAGTCATATGTTTTCGGCTGTTAAAGAGCAATATCCGCATGCCGTCATCACGCGCTACCGGCCGGCAGATTCGGCAGACCGGTCAGCGGAAATCGGCATCACCGATCATGACGGAACAGCGATGACCGTGTTTGTCGATCCGCACACGATGCAGATTATGGGAACGCTCGATGACGCGGACCGGATTATGGACAAGCTTGAAAAAATTCACGGCGAATTAATGGCAGGCACAGTCGGTGACCGTCTGGTGGAGCTGGCCGCGTGCTGGGCACTGATTTTAATCATTACGGGGGCATATCTCTGGTGGCCGCGTAAGAGGGAAAGAATATGGGGCGTCGTGCTGCCGCGCTTTTCTAAAGGAAGCCGGACACTCGTCCGTGACTTGCATGTAGTCCCGGCCGCCTGGATCTCCGCCGGCATGTTTTTTCTTATTATGACCGGCTTACCGTGGTCTGGTTTTTGGGGTACGCAGGTACAAAATGCGGCAACCAATTCTGGAGAAGGATATCCGCCATCAATCTGGGTAGGTGAAGCACCGCTTTCCAGCTTAAAAACAGAAGATGTAGCGGATGTTGGCTGGTCGGCGGAAAATCTTCCGGTGCCGCAGTCTGTGCAATCGGCGTACGTCCCGCTATCGATTGATGATGTGATCCGCATTATAAACGAACGGGGCACCAAGCCGGGCTATGACTTATTTATTCCTCAAGAGGCGACAGGTGTGTACACGGTTTCTGCGTTTCCGCCAAAAGCACAGGACGAAGTGACGATGCATATTGATCAGTATACCGGCGCAGTACTGGCAGACTATCGTTATGAAGACTACGGACCGGCCGGTAAGGCGATTGCACTCGGCATTACCCTTCATAAAGGGTCGCAGTTTGGCATGATCAACAAGCTGATTGGGCTTGCAGTTTGTATAGGGATGGTACTTGTTATTGTAAGCGGACTGCTTCTATGGAGGAAGCGAAAGCACGGCGCACCCGCGCGTCCTGCAGCGGGAGTGGCAAAAGGATTATGGGCATTGATTATTGTGCTTGGTATTTTGTTTCCACTTGCGGGCGCATCCATGCTCGTTGTATGGACCATTGATCAAATCGCAAAGCGGGTAAGAGGGGGATTCGCAGCATGA
- a CDS encoding CapA family protein yields the protein MPEQRRMERRKRRRLKRWVRVSLFGLCLAVAAAVALNIMVTKEQAQGVPKGILDEATASQKETPPVSITVSVAGDFTLGTDETFTYAGSFPDEAERNGLAHFTKGLNGIFERDDLTTVNLETTLTEAAEKAEKKFRFKGDPEYTQILTDAGIEAVNVANNHIFDYLEQGYEDTKANLKAANIGFFGYEDSFLTEVKGVKVGALGYEGWADTAEIRDQMEKDIAQMREKGAAIVIVHFHWGVERSYVPEESQKTLGRFAVDAGADLVVGHHPHVVQGIEEYNGKFIVYSLGNFMFGGNRNPSDKDTYVFQQTFEVKDGKLTDGKDINVVPFSISSRTDRNDYQPTLLQGAERERVIEKILDVSRQIQPANWVQYMKNEPSN from the coding sequence ATGCCAGAACAAAGAAGGATGGAAAGACGAAAGCGCCGCCGGCTGAAACGCTGGGTCAGAGTGTCGCTTTTCGGCTTATGTTTAGCTGTTGCTGCAGCTGTTGCATTAAATATAATGGTGACGAAAGAACAGGCACAAGGGGTGCCAAAAGGTATTTTGGATGAGGCGACAGCTTCTCAAAAAGAAACGCCGCCTGTATCGATTACAGTGAGTGTAGCAGGAGATTTTACACTCGGAACGGATGAGACATTTACATATGCCGGGTCATTTCCAGATGAAGCAGAACGGAATGGCTTAGCTCATTTTACAAAAGGGCTGAACGGTATTTTCGAGCGCGATGACTTGACAACGGTAAACCTGGAGACGACGCTGACCGAAGCGGCAGAAAAAGCAGAAAAAAAATTCCGCTTTAAAGGAGATCCGGAATATACGCAGATTTTAACGGATGCCGGTATAGAAGCAGTAAATGTGGCCAACAATCATATTTTTGATTACCTGGAGCAAGGGTATGAAGATACAAAGGCGAATTTAAAAGCAGCGAACATCGGCTTTTTTGGTTATGAAGATTCCTTTTTAACAGAAGTGAAGGGTGTGAAAGTCGGTGCGCTCGGCTATGAAGGCTGGGCCGATACAGCGGAGATCCGCGATCAGATGGAAAAGGATATTGCACAGATGCGGGAAAAGGGCGCGGCGATCGTGATCGTTCATTTTCATTGGGGAGTGGAGAGAAGCTACGTGCCGGAAGAATCGCAGAAGACACTGGGGCGATTTGCGGTCGATGCCGGGGCTGACCTTGTTGTAGGGCATCATCCGCATGTGGTGCAGGGAATTGAAGAATATAACGGTAAATTCATTGTTTACAGTCTTGGTAACTTTATGTTTGGCGGAAATCGCAATCCGTCCGATAAAGACACGTATGTGTTCCAGCAGACGTTTGAAGTAAAAGATGGAAAGCTGACAGATGGAAAAGATATTAATGTGGTGCCTTTCTCCATTTCTTCACGAACAGATCGGAATGATTACCAGCCGACTCTGCTTCAAGGAGCAGAGCGGGAACGGGTAATAGAAAAGATTCTAGATGTATCCCGTCAAATTCAGCCAGCCAATTGGGTACAATATATGAAAAATGAGCCGTCCAATTAG
- the sda gene encoding sporulation histidine kinase inhibitor Sda: MKEQTDEFIVEAYKKAVELDLDHDFLLLLEEELERRELDIHREKVY, translated from the coding sequence ATGAAAGAGCAAACGGATGAGTTTATTGTGGAAGCGTATAAAAAAGCAGTGGAACTGGATTTGGATCACGATTTTCTCTTGCTGCTCGAAGAAGAGCTTGAGCGCAGAGAGTTAGACATACATAGAGAAAAAGTATATTAA
- a CDS encoding GNAT family N-acetyltransferase — protein sequence MKKITLQPHSLTNADRIFTLTSAPEIKEALGLQVNTVHDTIDFLQAVMAEELEGKTVSRAIINEDGELIGITTLMFIDRESGSCSLGTWIGYEYWGQGYNRASKYAILQTAFAELGLNRVFIGARLVNKRSQAAQKKLPFITWNVEADYPDVHAALEKKEGQPCLLNVVYRADFPLVRPANTEDISAVQAVARAAWHDTYEKIIPRPVQDAFLDRAFAVNQLKERFQSLFFVAECGGQVVGFANAVQEGPNASLQAIYLYPDAQRQGIGTRLLDEMINHLSKPCSITAEVESGNVSGERFYETNGFSFVEEYEENFSGHSWHTKRMQRKCGQTKKGVSS from the coding sequence ATGAAAAAAATCACCTTGCAGCCGCACAGCTTAACGAATGCAGACCGAATTTTCACGCTGACTTCTGCGCCCGAGATAAAGGAAGCGCTCGGCCTGCAAGTAAATACAGTCCATGACACGATTGACTTTTTGCAGGCAGTGATGGCGGAAGAGCTGGAAGGAAAAACAGTGTCACGGGCGATAATCAATGAAGACGGTGAACTAATCGGCATTACCACTTTAATGTTCATTGACCGGGAAAGCGGCTCATGCAGTCTCGGCACATGGATTGGATACGAATATTGGGGACAGGGCTATAATAGGGCTTCTAAATACGCTATTTTACAGACAGCTTTTGCAGAACTGGGCCTTAACCGCGTTTTTATCGGTGCGCGTCTTGTGAACAAACGATCACAGGCCGCACAAAAAAAACTGCCGTTTATTACATGGAACGTCGAAGCGGATTACCCGGACGTACATGCAGCGCTTGAAAAAAAAGAAGGACAGCCCTGCCTGTTAAACGTTGTGTACCGGGCAGATTTCCCGCTCGTCCGCCCGGCGAATACCGAAGACATTTCAGCCGTCCAGGCTGTCGCACGGGCTGCCTGGCATGATACATATGAAAAGATCATTCCACGGCCTGTGCAGGATGCTTTTTTGGATCGCGCTTTTGCGGTAAACCAGCTTAAGGAGCGGTTCCAGAGCTTGTTTTTTGTGGCGGAATGCGGCGGGCAGGTGGTTGGGTTTGCAAACGCCGTACAAGAAGGGCCAAATGCCAGTTTGCAGGCGATCTATCTTTATCCGGATGCCCAGAGGCAAGGGATCGGCACACGGCTGCTGGATGAAATGATCAATCATTTATCTAAACCCTGCTCTATAACTGCTGAGGTAGAAAGCGGCAACGTGTCCGGGGAGCGATTTTACGAAACGAACGGTTTTTCCTTTGTAGAAGAATACGAAGAAAACTTTTCAGGTCATAGCTGGCATACGAAAAGGATGCAGCGAAAATGCGGACAAACAAAAAAGGGTGTCTCCTCATGA
- a CDS encoding nucleotidyltransferase domain-containing protein, with protein sequence MEKEILAALRSIEQEYDVKVLYACESGSRAWGFPSPNSDWDVRFFYIHRPEVYLSIDPIGVGKKRDVIERPIHNELDVSGWDLTKTLKLFRKSNPLLLEWLFSDIAYKEPYQTAGQMRQMSSSVFSPVSCMHHYINMAASNYRAVHKKENSKLKQYFYILRPVLAAKWIAERQTIPPFPLGSLLDALIKDKALMTAIQQLAARKTADEEGNGGSGITLIDAFLEREIEELRSRAASLKQPSENPTERLNDLFRQTLKEVWIE encoded by the coding sequence ATGGAAAAGGAGATTTTGGCAGCATTACGGAGCATTGAACAGGAATACGATGTGAAGGTACTGTACGCCTGTGAATCAGGGAGCCGGGCATGGGGGTTTCCGTCTCCGAACAGCGACTGGGATGTTCGCTTTTTTTATATACACCGCCCAGAAGTGTATCTCAGTATTGACCCTATAGGTGTCGGAAAAAAACGTGACGTGATTGAACGCCCGATTCATAATGAGCTTGATGTAAGCGGCTGGGACCTGACCAAGACACTTAAGCTGTTTCGTAAATCCAATCCGCTGCTTTTGGAATGGCTGTTCTCCGATATTGCATATAAAGAACCGTACCAAACCGCCGGGCAGATGAGACAAATGAGCAGCAGCGTGTTTTCACCGGTTTCCTGTATGCATCATTACATCAATATGGCAGCCAGCAACTACCGGGCTGTGCACAAAAAAGAAAACAGCAAACTTAAACAATATTTTTATATCCTGCGCCCGGTGCTCGCAGCTAAGTGGATTGCTGAGCGGCAGACTATCCCTCCTTTTCCGCTCGGTTCCCTGCTGGACGCGCTGATCAAAGATAAAGCCCTAATGACGGCCATCCAGCAGCTTGCCGCACGAAAAACTGCGGACGAAGAGGGAAACGGTGGATCTGGCATCACCCTCATAGACGCATTTCTTGAACGGGAGATAGAAGAGCTTCGAAGCCGTGCTGCGTCCCTCAAGCAGCCCTCGGAGAATCCAACAGAACGGTTAAACGATTTGTTCCGCCAAACATTGAAGGAGGTGTGGATTGAATGA